Proteins from one Thiomicrorhabdus sp. genomic window:
- a CDS encoding OmpA family protein — MVHLNQLKKIQKLSLAAVFVLALPQTASAGFFDDVLDKVQKEVENRVDRKTDQAIDETLDSAEDSISGNNQSATKNSDGSASTAGGNESVSSPKVTWSKFDFVPGDTVIFEDGPSIDEENGEFPSRWDLKEGSVEIGEVDGANVIMFLQGGTIVPYLKNSKQDYLPDVFTLEFDAFFSPKYSGRYYVYFYDKKNQRYGNNKTLTVYVNNLKLGDSDKTYPGKKKGNWDQIGGWRHISIAFTKGKMKAYMDDTRLINIPHYEANPSGISIGGENTSNAQRFIKNIRIAKGGVKYYNRVLQDGKIVVNGIRFDVNKATLKPESSGPINKIYSLMKKHPELKFRVEGHTDSDGSEKNNMKLSQARSEAVMQRLISMGISADRLQAKGQGESKPIDNNSTAEGKANNRRVEFIKI, encoded by the coding sequence ATGGTGCATTTAAATCAATTGAAAAAAATACAGAAACTTTCGTTGGCGGCAGTCTTTGTTCTCGCTCTGCCTCAAACCGCTTCAGCCGGTTTTTTTGATGATGTTTTGGATAAGGTGCAAAAAGAGGTGGAAAATCGCGTTGATCGGAAAACGGATCAGGCGATTGATGAGACTTTAGATAGTGCTGAAGATTCAATTTCCGGAAATAACCAGTCAGCGACAAAAAATTCCGATGGTTCGGCCAGCACGGCTGGCGGTAATGAGTCGGTTTCAAGCCCCAAAGTGACTTGGTCGAAATTCGATTTCGTACCAGGTGATACGGTGATTTTTGAAGATGGGCCGAGTATCGACGAAGAGAATGGTGAATTTCCATCTCGTTGGGATCTAAAAGAGGGATCGGTAGAGATTGGTGAAGTAGATGGCGCGAATGTCATCATGTTTTTGCAAGGGGGAACAATCGTTCCTTATCTGAAAAATAGCAAACAAGATTATTTGCCGGATGTGTTCACTTTAGAATTTGATGCTTTCTTTTCTCCCAAATATTCTGGACGTTATTATGTGTATTTCTATGATAAAAAGAACCAAAGATATGGAAATAACAAAACTCTGACAGTATATGTAAACAATTTAAAATTAGGGGACTCAGATAAAACTTATCCAGGTAAGAAAAAAGGGAATTGGGATCAGATTGGTGGCTGGAGGCATATATCGATTGCTTTCACCAAAGGCAAAATGAAAGCTTATATGGATGATACGCGTTTAATCAATATCCCTCATTATGAAGCGAATCCAAGTGGGATATCTATCGGAGGCGAGAACACTTCTAATGCACAAAGATTTATCAAAAACATCCGCATAGCAAAAGGTGGTGTGAAATATTACAACCGGGTTCTGCAAGATGGAAAAATCGTTGTGAATGGTATTCGTTTTGATGTGAATAAGGCGACGTTAAAACCGGAAAGTAGTGGTCCGATCAATAAAATCTACTCTCTAATGAAAAAACATCCTGAGTTGAAATTCCGGGTTGAAGGGCATACCGACAGTGATGGCAGTGAAAAAAATAATATGAAACTTTCACAAGCTCGTTCCGAAGCGGTGATGCAACGTTTGATTTCGATGGGAATCAGTGCCGATCGTCTGCAAGCAAAAGGTCAGGGGGAATCAAAACCGATAGATAATAATTCGACTGCGGAAGGTAAAGCGAATAACCGTCGAGTTGAGTTTATCAAAATTTGA
- a CDS encoding FUSC family protein, translated as MPSTLSVWGFDVSQLRFSFRTAIAAVLALYLAWLMGLEHPQWAAMTVWAASQPTRGMLLTKSFYRTLGTLIGTVFGVFLLYLSNGDILWISIGLSLWIGACVAVGNLIRGVASYGALLSGYTASMVVLLSNAAGSPLLELGLDRFLTVIVGVAAALVIGLAFSRKEAESDVMNRLRHISRLLLSLAGEASEDARLSDQQTEKLLLEIVQAEEAISVSALSGDAARKQRRAMQRLLHAQVELLLFLQAKTRSHNAYDAEKLRELNDLLQDSLFSEEVAATASALKRQTKFPVEIKHFLDALMLVSASQGEGQEKNHLPSGRMLALHRDWRGAGEAATRASGLTLLLGCFWWLTGWEAGSYLMLGASVMISLFSTFDNPSVFMRYVTAGQMFGALSALLCEWAFWPFVDSEAAKILLMVPFILLGAFPMAHPRTRFAAMDFNMIFLLLLQPTLHVSASFEASLQIALAVVAAPVLALLAFRFVFRTDPLRRAENLNASMQEELRSLALDSRAMEKKARWKVKLNHRVILLIRLAGRSSVSPLKGFRQGVDAVQKAQCIFELHRLNRLEEISKREAAMIRQTLKLFAQKNVNHARARKALSRCYRLLRRNRKQDLNALLM; from the coding sequence ATGCCATCGACTTTGTCCGTATGGGGATTTGATGTCTCTCAGTTACGCTTTTCCTTCAGGACGGCAATAGCGGCTGTTTTGGCATTATATCTGGCCTGGTTGATGGGACTTGAGCATCCGCAATGGGCGGCAATGACTGTTTGGGCAGCGTCCCAACCGACCAGAGGAATGCTGCTTACCAAAAGCTTTTACCGAACGCTTGGGACATTGATCGGTACGGTTTTCGGTGTTTTCCTGTTGTATCTTTCAAACGGCGATATTCTCTGGATCAGTATCGGTTTGTCATTGTGGATCGGTGCTTGTGTTGCCGTAGGTAATTTGATCCGGGGCGTTGCTTCTTACGGGGCTTTATTATCCGGCTATACCGCTTCAATGGTGGTTTTGCTCAGTAATGCCGCAGGCAGTCCGTTGTTGGAGTTGGGGCTGGATCGATTTTTAACGGTTATTGTCGGCGTTGCCGCAGCTTTGGTTATCGGCCTGGCATTCTCTCGGAAGGAGGCCGAAAGTGATGTTATGAACCGCCTGCGGCATATCAGTCGGTTATTGCTCTCGCTGGCCGGTGAAGCTTCCGAAGATGCTCGACTGAGTGATCAGCAGACCGAGAAACTGTTATTAGAAATCGTGCAGGCTGAAGAGGCTATTTCTGTCTCCGCTTTGTCCGGTGACGCTGCTCGAAAACAACGCAGAGCGATGCAACGTTTGTTGCATGCACAGGTTGAATTACTGCTGTTTTTGCAGGCGAAAACGCGGTCTCATAATGCTTATGATGCAGAAAAACTGCGAGAACTGAATGATTTATTGCAAGACTCTTTGTTTAGCGAAGAGGTTGCAGCCACTGCCAGCGCGCTCAAGCGCCAGACAAAATTCCCCGTCGAGATTAAGCATTTTTTGGATGCATTAATGCTGGTCTCAGCATCGCAGGGAGAAGGCCAGGAGAAAAATCATTTACCAAGCGGGAGAATGCTTGCTCTTCATCGGGATTGGCGCGGTGCGGGGGAGGCGGCCACCCGAGCCTCCGGTTTGACACTTTTGTTGGGTTGCTTCTGGTGGTTGACCGGTTGGGAGGCCGGCTCCTATTTGATGTTGGGTGCCTCGGTAATGATTTCGCTGTTTTCGACTTTCGATAATCCAAGTGTATTTATGCGCTATGTCACGGCGGGGCAGATGTTCGGCGCTTTGAGCGCTCTGCTCTGCGAGTGGGCTTTTTGGCCTTTTGTCGATTCGGAAGCGGCGAAAATTTTATTGATGGTTCCTTTCATTCTTTTAGGCGCTTTTCCGATGGCTCATCCGCGTACCCGTTTTGCTGCGATGGATTTCAATATGATTTTCTTGCTGTTGTTGCAGCCGACTTTGCACGTTTCGGCCAGCTTTGAAGCTTCGTTACAAATTGCGCTTGCGGTGGTTGCCGCTCCGGTTCTTGCCTTGCTCGCTTTCCGTTTTGTTTTTAGAACCGACCCGCTTCGCAGGGCGGAGAACCTTAATGCATCGATGCAGGAGGAGCTACGCAGTCTGGCGTTAGATTCGCGGGCGATGGAGAAAAAAGCGCGTTGGAAAGTCAAACTTAACCATCGGGTGATTCTGCTTATCAGGTTGGCAGGGCGTTCATCCGTCTCTCCTTTAAAAGGTTTTCGCCAGGGAGTGGATGCTGTGCAAAAGGCCCAGTGCATTTTTGAATTGCATCGTTTAAACCGACTTGAGGAGATCAGCAAACGGGAAGCGGCTATGATTAGGCAAACGTTGAAGTTGTTTGCTCAAAAAAATGTAAATCACGCGAGGGCAAGAAAAGCTTTATCTCGTTGTTATCGATTATTACGCCGGAACCGAAAACAAGATTTAAATGCATTACTGATGTGA
- a CDS encoding MarR family transcriptional regulator yields MFDSTERENFGFQFSTLSRLWRRMLEQQLVLHGISDVSWVVLVHLLRGGDDCSQKELAARVGMDASTLVRLVDALEQRGHLVRKPNMQDRRSRLLRLTDSGIEEAERLAKLLQKIEFEMLAQVSDQELAQITEAMEKVRLSLKSLAAGRHGKEARS; encoded by the coding sequence ATGTTTGATTCTACAGAGCGAGAAAATTTTGGGTTTCAGTTTTCAACTTTGTCGCGGTTATGGCGTCGGATGTTGGAGCAGCAATTGGTTTTGCATGGCATCAGTGATGTGAGCTGGGTGGTTCTGGTTCATCTTCTGCGTGGTGGAGATGATTGCAGTCAAAAAGAACTGGCTGCAAGGGTGGGGATGGATGCATCTACTTTGGTTCGTCTGGTAGATGCTCTGGAGCAGCGCGGACATTTAGTTCGCAAACCCAATATGCAAGACCGGCGAAGTCGCCTGCTTCGGCTGACTGATTCCGGCATAGAGGAAGCGGAGCGATTAGCAAAACTGCTGCAGAAAATCGAATTTGAAATGCTGGCTCAGGTTAGTGATCAAGAGCTGGCCCAAATTACCGAGGCGATGGAAAAAGTGCGCCTGAGTCTGAAATCGCTAGCAGCTGGCAGGCATGGAAAAGAGGCACGGTCTTGA
- a CDS encoding transposase translates to MTNHVHLLCAGMVDEEGIGKMMQSLGRQYVRYFNQKYNRTGTLWEGRFKSCLVEADNYLFELYRYIELNPVRAKMVEDPAEYIWSSYQINALERVSELLTPHSLYLQLGKSAAERKQNYRKLFEDALRETVLEEIRQAINRGMAVGSDRFKDEIEVLTGRRLKENKRGRPVGWRKLDNRKI, encoded by the coding sequence ATGACAAATCATGTGCATTTATTGTGCGCTGGAATGGTGGATGAGGAGGGGATTGGCAAAATGATGCAATCTCTGGGACGTCAATATGTCCGCTACTTTAATCAAAAATACAATCGAACAGGGACTTTATGGGAAGGGCGATTTAAATCATGTCTTGTCGAAGCGGACAACTACCTATTTGAACTTTATCGTTATATTGAACTAAATCCAGTTAGAGCCAAAATGGTCGAGGATCCGGCAGAATATATTTGGTCCAGCTATCAGATAAATGCCTTAGAAAGAGTGTCTGAACTTTTGACTCCACACTCACTTTATTTACAGTTGGGTAAGTCAGCCGCTGAAAGAAAACAAAATTACCGAAAGCTCTTTGAAGATGCTTTAAGAGAAACTGTACTCGAAGAGATTAGACAGGCTATTAACAGAGGAATGGCTGTTGGGAGTGATCGATTCAAAGATGAAATTGAAGTGCTAACAGGGCGTCGATTAAAGGAAAATAAACGAGGTCGGCCAGTTGGTTGGAGGAAATTGGATAATAGGAAAATTTAA